In Candidatus Kaistella beijingensis, a genomic segment contains:
- the miaE gene encoding tRNA-(ms[2]io[6]A)-hydroxylase: MFKLKLLTDPRWANIAEGNLEEILTDHAWCEQKATTNAITLITMLPEYPEIVTELLEIAQEELDHFQQVHEIIKKRGYEFGRERKDDYVNQLFKFIVQGSREDYIIDRMLFAAMIEARSCERFKVLTENIKDEELKTFYKELMISEANHYTTFIGFARKLGNPEKVNQRWEEWLEYEAEIIKSYGTKETIHG, from the coding sequence ATGTTCAAACTGAAATTACTTACCGATCCAAGATGGGCCAATATCGCCGAAGGAAATTTAGAGGAAATCCTCACCGACCATGCGTGGTGCGAACAAAAAGCAACAACCAACGCCATCACTTTAATCACGATGCTTCCCGAATATCCTGAAATCGTAACCGAACTTTTGGAAATCGCGCAAGAGGAACTCGACCATTTTCAGCAAGTTCATGAAATCATCAAAAAGCGCGGCTACGAATTCGGAAGAGAAAGAAAAGACGATTATGTGAATCAACTTTTCAAATTCATTGTTCAGGGAAGTCGCGAAGATTATATTATCGACCGAATGCTTTTCGCGGCGATGATTGAAGCGAGAAGTTGCGAACGTTTCAAAGTGTTGACGGAAAACATTAAAGACGAAGAACTGAAAACTTTTTACAAAGAACTGATGATTTCCGAGGCGAATCATTACACGACCTTCATTGGTTTTGCCAGAAAATTGGGCAATCCCGAAAAAGTGAACCAGCGTTGGGAAGAATGGTTGGAATATGAAGCAGAGATCATTAAATCGTACGGTACGAAGGAGACCATTCACGGGTGA
- a CDS encoding bacteriophage spanin2 family protein — protein sequence MKKFFSIFIMLLVLTATSCQVRVVSQVKPLQKNSIELYQKYTIQTNDAKEVKMEVLKQDDEKIYGKTKNGEEVVINKSDIREVKKLDLLSTIAIGVAAIAAVIFVPI from the coding sequence ATGAAAAAATTCTTTTCCATATTCATTATGCTTTTGGTTCTCACCGCAACTTCTTGTCAGGTTCGTGTAGTAAGCCAAGTGAAACCCTTGCAGAAAAATTCAATCGAGCTGTATCAAAAATACACGATTCAAACCAATGACGCCAAAGAAGTGAAAATGGAGGTGCTGAAACAGGACGACGAAAAAATCTACGGCAAAACGAAAAACGGCGAAGAAGTGGTCATCAACAAAAGCGACATCCGCGAAGTGAAAAAATTAGACTTGCTTTCAACGATTGCAATTGGTGTTGCTGCGATTGCTGCGGTAATTTTCGTGCCGATTTAG
- a CDS encoding tryptophanase encodes MQLPYAEPYRIKMVEEIRQSTREQREQWLKDASYNLFNLKSSQVFIDLLTDSGTGAMSDKQWSALMTGDESYAGSRSFEQLQETVQNISGYKYLLPTHQGRAAENVLFSVLVKEGDVIPGNSHFDTTKGHIEFRKAHAIDCTVGEAFDIENLFPFKGNIDLEKLENVYKTYPKEKIPFCLITITCNSSGGQPVSLENMKAVKELSDRYGIPIYFDSARFVENAYFIKKREKGQENRTIKEICKEVFSYGVGMTMSSKKDGLVNIGGFIALNDENVFNIASNFTIIYEGFITYGGMAGRDMAALAVGLNEATEFEYLESRISQVEYLGNKLIEFGIPIQKPIGGHAVFIDSLKFLPNIPREEYPAQTLANEIYKEAGIRTVEIGTLLADRDPQTRENRYPKLELVRLAIPRRTYTNNHMDYIAVAIKNVYDRREEILKGYNITWESEILRHFTVKLEEA; translated from the coding sequence ATGCAACTCCCTTACGCAGAACCCTACAGAATAAAAATGGTGGAAGAAATTCGCCAATCCACCCGTGAACAAAGAGAACAATGGCTGAAAGATGCCAGTTACAATTTATTTAACCTAAAATCCTCGCAGGTTTTCATCGACCTTTTAACCGATTCCGGAACGGGAGCAATGAGCGACAAACAGTGGTCTGCTTTGATGACCGGTGATGAAAGTTATGCGGGTTCGAGAAGTTTTGAGCAACTTCAAGAAACTGTTCAAAATATTTCAGGCTACAAATATCTGCTTCCAACTCACCAAGGAAGAGCCGCAGAAAATGTGCTGTTTTCGGTTTTGGTAAAAGAAGGAGACGTTATTCCAGGAAACTCCCATTTCGACACCACCAAAGGACATATCGAATTCCGAAAAGCTCATGCGATCGACTGTACTGTGGGTGAAGCTTTCGATATTGAAAACCTTTTCCCTTTCAAAGGAAACATCGATTTAGAAAAACTGGAAAATGTTTATAAAACCTATCCTAAAGAAAAAATACCTTTTTGTTTAATTACCATTACGTGTAATTCCTCCGGCGGACAACCTGTTTCACTGGAAAACATGAAAGCGGTGAAAGAACTTTCAGACCGTTATGGGATCCCGATTTATTTCGATTCTGCCCGTTTTGTGGAGAATGCTTACTTCATCAAGAAAAGAGAAAAAGGTCAGGAAAACCGCACCATCAAAGAAATTTGCAAAGAAGTTTTTTCTTATGGAGTTGGGATGACCATGAGTTCCAAGAAAGACGGCCTTGTCAACATCGGTGGATTTATCGCCTTGAATGACGAAAATGTTTTTAATATCGCTTCCAATTTTACCATTATTTACGAAGGCTTCATTACTTATGGTGGAATGGCAGGACGAGATATGGCTGCTTTAGCGGTTGGTTTAAATGAAGCTACAGAATTTGAATATTTGGAAAGCAGAATTTCTCAAGTCGAATATCTCGGAAATAAACTAATAGAATTCGGAATCCCAATTCAGAAGCCTATTGGTGGACATGCGGTGTTTATCGATTCATTAAAATTTTTACCTAATATTCCGCGTGAAGAATATCCAGCGCAGACTTTGGCCAACGAAATTTACAAAGAAGCCGGCATCCGCACCGTTGAAATCGGCACTTTATTAGCCGACCGTGATCCACAGACGAGAGAAAACCGCTACCCAAAACTAGAATTGGTTCGTTTGGCGATTCCGAGAAGAACTTACACGAACAATCACATGGATTATATTGCGGTTGCCATAAAAAACGTTTACGACCGAAGAGAAGAAATTCTGAAAGGCTACAATATTACTTGGGAATCGGAGATTTTACGACATTTTACAGTGAAGTTGGAAGAAGCGTAA
- the rplU gene encoding 50S ribosomal protein L21, with protein MFAIVEIAGLQYKVEQDQKLFVNRLKGDKGAKVSFDKVLLTVNGTTSIGAPAVNGITVDAEILDHVKADKVIVFKKKRRKGYEKKNGHRQSLTQIQITGITGFDGAKKTAKKETAKAESTEAKTVKAEPKAEKAAAPKAEKTEEKKASSKGDAATVNFSEEHELNYLLQKHGMSESADNRKVLVELGKELKEKTEKRVLATEDFDAYIKENIEKLTPKK; from the coding sequence ATGTTTGCAATTGTAGAAATAGCAGGGCTTCAATACAAAGTTGAGCAAGACCAAAAGTTGTTTGTAAACCGTTTGAAAGGAGACAAAGGAGCGAAAGTTTCTTTCGACAAAGTTCTTCTTACTGTGAACGGTACTACATCAATCGGCGCCCCGGCTGTAAACGGTATCACTGTAGATGCTGAAATCCTTGACCACGTGAAAGCGGATAAAGTAATCGTCTTCAAAAAGAAAAGAAGAAAAGGTTACGAAAAGAAAAACGGTCACCGTCAATCTTTAACTCAAATTCAAATCACCGGAATCACCGGATTTGACGGAGCTAAAAAAACGGCGAAAAAAGAAACCGCTAAAGCTGAATCTACTGAAGCAAAAACGGTAAAAGCAGAACCTAAAGCTGAAAAAGCGGCTGCTCCAAAAGCTGAAAAGACAGAGGAGAAAAAAGCTTCTTCAAAAGGTGATGCTGCAACGGTAAACTTCAGCGAAGAACACGAATTGAACTATCTTCTTCAAAAACACGGTATGTCCGAATCTGCAGACAACAGAAAAGTTCTTGTAGAACTTGGTAAAGAGTTGAAAGAAAAAACTGAAAAGAGAGTTTTGGCAACGGAAGATTTCGATGCTTACATCAAGGAAAATATTGAAAAATTAACTCCAAAAAAATAA
- the rpmA gene encoding 50S ribosomal protein L27: MAHKKGVGSSKNGRESHSKRLGVKIFGGQEAIAGNIIVRQRGTQHHPGENVGMGKDHTLHALVDGKVVFRKKANNRSFVSIEPNA; encoded by the coding sequence ATGGCACACAAAAAGGGAGTTGGTAGCTCCAAAAACGGTAGAGAATCGCACTCTAAAAGATTAGGTGTTAAGATTTTCGGTGGACAGGAAGCAATCGCGGGAAACATCATCGTGAGACAAAGAGGAACTCAACACCACCCAGGTGAAAACGTGGGAATGGGTAAAGACCACACTTTGCACGCGCTTGTTGACGGTAAAGTAGTTTTCAGAAAGAAAGCAAATAACAGATCTTTTGTATCTATCGAACCAAACGCATAA
- the thiL gene encoding thiamine-phosphate kinase, with amino-acid sequence MLEDKNPQLTPISAYGEFGLIKHLTGNFSFSNESTEVSIGDDAAIINPENKKVVVTTDVLAEGVHFNLGYVPLKHLGYKAVVVNVSDIAAMNATPTQILVSLAISNRFPVEALEEIYEGIALACKHYKVDLVGGDTTSSTSGLVMNITAIGLENCENLVKRSGAKPNDLLVVTGDLGGAYLGLQILEREHSVFLANPNMQPEMEGYDYILERQLKPEARTDIKKTLAELNIQPTSMIDVSDGLSSEILHLSDQSKVGFRIYEDKIPMDSLTISTAEELNLNPVMCALNGGEDYELLFTISHKDFDKIKNHPDFTIIGHAVDLEQGNFLVARGSNELVALNAQGWDAFLNK; translated from the coding sequence ATCCTCGAAGATAAAAACCCACAACTTACCCCAATTTCTGCTTATGGCGAATTTGGACTGATTAAACACCTCACCGGAAACTTTAGTTTTAGTAATGAATCTACGGAAGTTTCCATTGGTGATGATGCTGCAATTATCAATCCCGAAAATAAAAAAGTAGTTGTTACCACCGATGTTTTGGCAGAAGGAGTTCACTTTAATCTGGGATATGTTCCGCTAAAACATTTGGGTTATAAAGCGGTTGTGGTGAATGTAAGTGATATTGCCGCAATGAATGCAACGCCGACACAGATTTTGGTTTCACTGGCGATTTCTAACAGATTTCCTGTGGAAGCTTTGGAGGAAATTTATGAGGGAATTGCTTTGGCGTGCAAACATTACAAAGTTGATTTGGTTGGCGGTGACACAACGAGTTCTACTTCAGGTTTGGTGATGAATATTACTGCAATTGGACTTGAAAACTGTGAAAATTTAGTAAAAAGGAGCGGCGCAAAACCAAACGATTTACTAGTGGTGACGGGAGATTTAGGCGGTGCTTATCTTGGTTTGCAAATTTTGGAACGGGAACATTCCGTATTTCTTGCCAATCCAAATATGCAGCCCGAAATGGAAGGTTACGACTATATTTTGGAAAGACAATTAAAACCCGAAGCAAGAACCGACATCAAAAAAACTTTAGCGGAACTCAACATTCAACCAACTTCGATGATTGATGTTTCCGATGGTTTGTCATCTGAAATTTTGCATTTATCCGACCAAAGCAAAGTGGGTTTCAGAATTTACGAAGATAAAATCCCAATGGATTCTTTGACAATTTCCACCGCGGAAGAGCTGAATTTAAATCCAGTGATGTGCGCTTTAAACGGTGGTGAGGATTATGAATTACTGTTCACGATTTCTCACAAAGATTTTGATAAAATTAAAAATCATCCCGATTTCACGATTATTGGTCACGCTGTAGATTTGGAGCAAGGAAATTTTTTGGTTGCAAGGGGAAGCAATGAATTGGTAGCGCTGAATGCTCAAGGTTGGGATGCTTTTTTGAACAAATAG
- a CDS encoding acyltransferase family protein, with product MKRDLYIDFAKGFATLAIIFIHTVFWSGQFYVPTEWRVASLLIDVPLFYALSGLTSGGNVEKTLYRLLKLQITFMIFVTFLFFLDYFFKVFGLNIFGLDWMKSFYSTFGAKYIPQNISDVPQWQNLGNWYLHQYTNADTFPVVMGSFWYLKVYFILTVFGVLILRFFPNHLKWFIALCFGLTLIFNLLPQFYPTGQVGYVAFYLGLFLVAHQLKGKKIPTNAIPILYGILFIILIFLFWNFGKELFMKMNKAKFPPKLLYIFWSSFSLLTLFVLYNRLKITKNNFITYIGKNAIFYYFAQGMSSSLVYFLVVPLKDKMEWWILMVLIFVINISLAVIIAEGLKKLDAFSWRILEFLRKKTASAR from the coding sequence ATGAAAAGAGACCTCTACATCGATTTTGCAAAGGGTTTTGCCACACTTGCCATTATTTTTATCCATACCGTTTTTTGGTCGGGACAGTTTTACGTTCCAACAGAATGGCGCGTTGCTTCACTTTTGATTGACGTTCCTTTATTTTACGCATTAAGTGGTTTAACTTCGGGCGGAAATGTGGAAAAAACGCTTTATCGACTACTGAAGTTGCAAATTACCTTCATGATTTTCGTGACCTTTCTTTTCTTCCTCGATTATTTTTTCAAGGTTTTCGGATTAAACATTTTCGGGCTCGATTGGATGAAAAGTTTCTACTCCACTTTCGGGGCGAAATATATTCCGCAAAATATTTCGGATGTCCCACAATGGCAAAATCTAGGGAATTGGTATCTTCATCAATACACCAATGCAGATACTTTTCCTGTGGTGATGGGAAGTTTTTGGTATTTAAAAGTATATTTCATCCTTACCGTTTTCGGCGTATTAATTTTACGATTTTTTCCGAACCACCTCAAGTGGTTTATCGCCCTTTGTTTTGGATTGACTTTGATATTCAATTTATTGCCACAATTTTATCCAACCGGACAAGTTGGTTACGTCGCTTTTTACCTCGGATTATTTTTAGTAGCACATCAACTGAAAGGAAAAAAAATTCCGACGAACGCAATTCCGATTCTTTATGGAATCCTCTTCATTATTTTAATATTCCTGTTTTGGAATTTCGGGAAAGAACTCTTCATGAAAATGAACAAGGCCAAGTTCCCACCAAAATTATTATACATCTTTTGGTCGTCTTTCTCTCTTCTAACTTTGTTTGTTCTTTACAACCGATTGAAAATCACTAAAAACAACTTCATCACTTATATCGGAAAAAATGCAATCTTTTATTATTTTGCGCAGGGAATGAGTTCATCACTCGTCTATTTCCTTGTGGTACCTTTAAAAGACAAAATGGAATGGTGGATTTTGATGGTTTTAATTTTCGTTATCAACATCTCGCTTGCCGTAATTATTGCGGAGGGATTGAAAAAATTAGACGCTTTCAGTTGGAGAATTTTAGAATTTTTACGAAAAAAAACCGCTTCAGCTCGATAA
- a CDS encoding BaiN/RdsA family NAD(P)/FAD-dependent oxidoreductase: MKEKIIIIGGGAAGFFCAANLDESKFEVTILEQNSDVLQKVKISGGGRCNVTHACFDPRELVNFYPRGNKELLSVFHKFQPGDTMDWFEQRNVPLKIENDNRIFPESNSSQTIINTLVEEVSNKNFEVKTKSVVLEIGKIENQYLVKTNSEEFLADYIIYTTGSSPKSLKLIQNLGHKIIDPVSSLFTFNIKNETLKDLPGTSFNNAEISIPKLKTDESGPMLITHWGLSGPAILKISAWKAVELAELKYQFEVLVNFLGINVESAEEIFKKFRQGNPKKSIGSSKIFAITSRFWHRILWLSKVDLEKNISNISAKELHKILENLCQNVMKVSGKSTYKDEFVTAGGVDLKEINFKNMSSKILENFYVAGEVLNIDAVTGGFNFQACWSEAWLIAQDLNLKEI; this comes from the coding sequence ATGAAAGAGAAAATCATTATCATCGGCGGTGGAGCGGCAGGTTTTTTCTGTGCTGCAAATCTTGACGAATCAAAATTTGAGGTGACCATCCTCGAACAAAATTCTGATGTTTTACAAAAGGTGAAAATTTCCGGCGGTGGAAGATGCAATGTTACTCACGCTTGTTTCGACCCTCGAGAATTGGTAAATTTTTATCCGCGCGGAAATAAGGAATTGTTGAGTGTTTTCCACAAATTTCAGCCGGGAGACACGATGGATTGGTTTGAACAGAGAAATGTACCGCTAAAGATTGAAAACGACAACCGAATTTTTCCTGAAAGTAATTCTTCGCAAACCATTATCAATACTTTAGTTGAAGAGGTTTCTAATAAAAACTTTGAGGTTAAAACTAAATCGGTCGTTTTAGAAATTGGAAAGATTGAAAATCAATATTTGGTGAAAACCAATTCCGAAGAGTTTCTTGCTGATTACATCATCTACACCACAGGAAGTTCGCCGAAATCTTTAAAACTTATCCAAAATCTAGGACATAAAATTATCGATCCTGTTTCATCACTTTTCACTTTTAATATTAAAAATGAAACGCTGAAAGATTTGCCTGGAACAAGTTTTAACAATGCCGAAATTTCCATACCGAAATTGAAAACGGATGAATCGGGACCGATGCTGATTACACATTGGGGACTTTCCGGACCTGCAATTTTGAAGATCTCGGCTTGGAAAGCGGTAGAATTGGCTGAGTTGAAATATCAGTTTGAAGTCCTTGTTAATTTTTTAGGGATCAACGTAGAATCGGCTGAAGAAATCTTCAAAAAATTTAGGCAAGGAAATCCAAAAAAAAGCATCGGAAGTTCAAAAATTTTCGCTATTACTTCACGATTTTGGCACCGAATTCTTTGGCTTTCAAAAGTGGACTTAGAGAAAAATATCTCCAATATTTCAGCAAAAGAACTGCACAAAATACTTGAAAACTTATGTCAAAACGTAATGAAAGTTTCAGGAAAATCCACTTACAAAGACGAATTTGTAACAGCGGGCGGAGTTGATTTAAAGGAGATTAACTTTAAAAATATGTCTTCCAAAATTTTGGAAAATTTTTATGTTGCAGGTGAAGTTCTAAATATCGACGCAGTTACAGGCGGTTTTAATTTTCAGGCATGTTGGAGTGAAGCGTGGCTAATTGCGCAGGATTTGAACTTGAAAGAAATTTAG
- a CDS encoding UDP-2,3-diacylglucosamine diphosphatase: MEKRKIPIVVLSDIHLGTYGCHATELVAYLKSINPKILILNGDIIDGWAFSKTYFPNSHMAVLSEFFKMMKNGTEIIYITGNHDEFLRKYSDLTMGNLFLTDKYLVEIDGKKTWFFHGDIFDNTTKGGAKIIAKIGGIGYDWLILVNRAINFVLESFGERKLSLSKKIKNSVKNAVKFIADFEEKAIELAIENHYDYVVCGHIHQPADRIVTKEKGSVHYLNSGDWIENLSYLEYDKGTWQLLFFDESKFEKPIIETNDVSVNVEELIHPHVFAAFVGNKMTESI; encoded by the coding sequence ATGGAAAAACGAAAAATCCCGATTGTAGTTCTTTCAGACATTCATCTTGGAACTTACGGTTGTCATGCAACAGAATTGGTGGCTTACCTGAAAAGCATCAATCCAAAAATATTGATTCTTAATGGCGACATTATCGATGGTTGGGCTTTTTCCAAAACGTATTTTCCCAATTCTCACATGGCGGTTTTGAGCGAGTTTTTTAAGATGATGAAGAACGGCACCGAAATCATCTATATCACAGGAAATCACGATGAATTTTTGAGAAAATATTCAGATTTAACCATGGGAAATCTTTTTCTCACCGATAAATATTTGGTAGAAATCGACGGAAAGAAAACCTGGTTTTTCCACGGAGATATTTTCGACAATACCACGAAAGGCGGAGCAAAAATTATCGCAAAAATTGGCGGAATCGGTTATGATTGGCTGATTTTAGTGAATCGTGCGATCAATTTTGTTCTGGAAAGTTTTGGAGAGAGAAAACTTTCACTTTCGAAAAAAATTAAAAATTCGGTGAAAAATGCAGTAAAATTTATAGCCGATTTTGAAGAAAAAGCCATTGAACTCGCCATTGAAAATCATTATGATTACGTCGTTTGCGGCCATATCCATCAACCTGCAGATAGAATCGTGACCAAGGAAAAAGGTTCCGTACATTACCTTAATTCGGGAGATTGGATTGAAAATCTTTCTTATTTAGAATACGATAAAGGAACATGGCAACTCCTTTTCTTCGATGAATCCAAATTTGAAAAACCTATTATCGAAACCAACGATGTTTCAGTAAATGTGGAAGAATTAATTCATCCTCACGTTTTTGCCGCTTTCGTTGGCAACAAAATGACAGAAAGCATTTAG
- a CDS encoding acyl-CoA thioesterase, with translation MSDYHYKFDVRWSDIDANKHLANSAYVEYCAQTRMAFMNTHKMGLKELSRWGIGPVILHERYSFFKEIYADQTVFVSLEIAGMSEDASIYQFIHKFYLPDGTHMATAEATGVWIDMMLRKTTTPPDDILEVMQEFSSESIKILTKEDLRKLPFKPENVEPFHKRNTFTWRKNKEENSEE, from the coding sequence ATGTCAGATTATCACTATAAATTCGATGTTCGTTGGAGCGACATCGATGCCAACAAACATCTTGCAAATTCAGCGTATGTGGAATATTGTGCACAAACGAGAATGGCTTTTATGAACACCCATAAAATGGGACTTAAAGAACTTTCTAGATGGGGAATTGGTCCGGTTATTTTGCATGAGAGGTATTCTTTTTTCAAGGAAATTTATGCAGACCAGACGGTTTTTGTTTCATTAGAAATTGCGGGAATGTCAGAAGATGCGAGTATTTATCAGTTCATCCACAAATTTTATCTTCCTGATGGAACGCACATGGCAACTGCGGAAGCAACCGGAGTTTGGATTGATATGATGCTTAGAAAAACGACTACTCCACCCGATGACATTTTGGAAGTAATGCAGGAATTCAGCTCGGAAAGTATAAAAATTTTGACTAAAGAGGATTTGCGAAAGCTGCCTTTCAAACCTGAAAACGTAGAGCCTTTTCACAAAAGAAATACCTTCACCTGGCGAAAAAATAAGGAAGAAAATTCTGAAGAATAA
- a CDS encoding DUF502 domain-containing protein — protein sequence MTKSRIEQNLNLLAKSFFQGLLIIGPFALTVWIIWYIVSSIDNIIPALSEKTYPGITFLIVIASTTLIGYLGNKFIIGRVVVDSFDYLLEHTPGIKFIYTSLKDVMTSFVGDKKKFNQPVLIKTSENPEIWRVGFLTQSDLSSVGYPDYVAVYLPHSYAVSGWVVFVLATNIVILENVSAAQAMKFAVSGGVAGFHSDDNVFKAPE from the coding sequence ATGACCAAATCACGTATCGAACAGAACCTGAACCTATTGGCAAAATCCTTTTTTCAGGGTTTGCTGATAATTGGTCCGTTTGCTTTAACGGTTTGGATTATTTGGTATATCGTTTCGAGCATCGACAATATTATTCCCGCACTTTCAGAAAAAACCTACCCCGGAATTACCTTTCTCATAGTCATTGCAAGCACCACTTTGATTGGTTATCTTGGGAATAAATTCATTATTGGACGAGTTGTTGTGGACAGTTTCGATTACCTCCTCGAACATACTCCCGGAATAAAATTCATCTACACCTCGCTGAAAGATGTGATGACTTCTTTCGTGGGTGATAAAAAGAAATTCAACCAACCAGTTCTCATTAAAACTTCTGAAAACCCCGAAATTTGGCGTGTCGGATTTTTAACGCAGAGTGATTTATCTTCCGTTGGTTATCCCGATTATGTTGCGGTATATTTGCCGCATTCTTACGCCGTTTCAGGTTGGGTGGTTTTTGTTTTGGCGACCAACATCGTAATTCTTGAAAATGTGAGCGCTGCACAAGCAATGAAATTTGCGGTAAGTGGCGGTGTTGCAGGTTTTCATTCGGATGATAATGTTTTTAAAGCACCGGAATGA